A single region of the Lates calcarifer isolate ASB-BC8 linkage group LG3, TLL_Latcal_v3, whole genome shotgun sequence genome encodes:
- the cdcp1b gene encoding CUB domain-containing protein 1 — MFNEPDCKVCVDEAPNQKCNPRFQRITEPRNTSVEFTCPQPQDIFNVEINREIDCTEIPCSGVIIQAESSLFPDFNRTFTWDLKVDATRAFQLDFPETGIRQIPSGETCPDKHTYSFLTYMRGTANLGTFCKEGPVTTILPRYKGRVSLQVPGDTKLDPVDFKVKVGPETDMLAIIKVNLPRGVSATDFITANYPNDFPDNQQMQWDFTVPGMHNYTMRFLDHTAPECLKKEVEVEYLKEDKKVTKLTLTDPQPEHQQGNFKMVLKNCETNRTLQGLTLNYRVSVMRSGHPVLCTVDLTKQQGVSVQIEKVGSDPYCEMSIDSKVEKMINVAAGTKAGLSFLDCPKEDVRLTASQVISCQNLASCTPTLLTVPKLDACLPMPLHSFTWHLRFPQDSTVDLVSPVGNLQQSLPGQECNQSVSLRVTEDDGFTVGDFCSKGNVQKIQVHANVSVTATANDFSKTKGPFLNVSFSQEIPETIIYRVSPETLAPTLLATPNWPRGMRDSSTVSWIVTVPSGYQAHMQFVNISQPKCRDRHTAMTVKLLGYEEEIMSRREDEAAEDKLLVPHSFYLNMSNCIPEEGHFGAVTKITLQKKTNLLAILLGIAGALLLLLIVLAVICIITKKKKKERMNKESSIYISKGSIFRPGDRHFTKTRSQNESHVYDSIDETMVYGHLLGDSSYTDTLQDNFKGIQVDSYNTFLGPTDGQLPVIKEPDPEPGSAHYKTFLDPSESFIPPRPRTPISRQDSLGFQDSRMVDNELYTFKSIGALNAMRLSGADMEPQPPITEEAV; from the exons ATGTTTAATGAGCCAGACTGCAAAGTGTGCGTGGATGAGGCGCCCAATCAGAAATGCAACCCAAGATTTCAGAGAATTACTGAGCCTCGCAACACCTCGGTGGAGTTTACCTGTCCTCAACCTCAGGATATTTTTAATGTGGAGATCAACAGAGAAATTG ACTGCACAGAGATCCCCTGCTCTGGTGTCATCATTCAGGCTGAGTCCTCGCTGTTCCCAGACTTCAACCGGACCTTCACCTGGGACCTGAAAGTTGATGCCACTCGGGCTTTTCAACTGGACTTCCCAGAAACAGGAATTCGACAGATTCCCAGTGGGGAGACCTGTCCGGATAAGCACACGTACTCTTTTCTTACCTATATGCGTGGAACAGCAAACCTCGGTACCTTTTGCAAAGAGGGGCCTGTGACTACCATCTTGCCACGATACAAGGGCCGTGTGTCTCTGCAGGTACCCGGAGACACGAAGCTGGACCCTGTTGACTTCAAAGTCAAAGTTGGGCCTGAGACCGACA TGTTGGCCATAATCAAAGTCAATCTACCACGAGGTGTATCGGCCACAGACTTCATCACAGCCAACTATCCCAACGATTTCCCTGATAATCAACAGATGCAGTGGGACTTCACGGTGCCCGGCATGCACAACTACACAATGCGTTTCCTTGATCACACAGCGCCGGAATGCCTCAAAAAAGAAGTGGAGGTGGAGTATCTGAAAGAGGACAAGAAGGTGACAAAACTGACTCTGACGGATCCTCAGCCGGAGCATCAGCAGGGCAACTTCAAAATGGTGCTCAAAAATTGTGAAACCAACAGGACGCTTCAAGGACTCACCTTGAACTACAGAGTTTCTGTGATGAGGAGCGGTCATCCAG TTCTGTGCACGGTGGATCTAACCAAACAACAAGGAGTGTCCGTACAGATAGAGAAAGTGGGCTCTGATCCATATTGTGAGATGAGCATTGACTCCAAGGTTGAGAAGATGATAAACGTGGCCGCAGGAACAAAGGCCGGCCTGTCCTTCCTCGACTGTCCAAAAGAAGATGTGCGCCTGACTGCCAGTCAAGTCATCA GTTGCCAAAATCTGGCTTCATGCACCCCGACTCTCCTCACTGTGCCCAAACTGGATGCCTGTCTACCAATGCCCCTGCACAGCTTCACCTGGCACCTCAGATTCCCTCAGGACAGCACCGTGGACCTGGTGTCGCCTGTGGGGAATCTCCAGCAGTCCCTGCCCGGCCAGGAGTGTAATCAGTCCGTCTCGTTGCGTGTGACGGAGGACGACGGGTTTACTGTAGGAGATTTCTGCTCTAAGGGCAACGTCCAGAAAATTCAGGTGCACGCCAACGTCTCCGTCACTGCTACAGCCAACGACTTCAGCAAAACCAAGGGGCCTTTTCTTAATGTCAGCTTCAGTCAGGAGATCCCAG AGACCATTATTTACAGAGTCAGCCCTGAGACGCTGGCTCCGACCCTGCTGGCCACCCCCAACTGGCCTCGGGGTATGAGGGATTCCTCCACCGTGTCCTGGATCGTCACAGTGCCGAGCGGGTACCAGGCGCACATGCAATTTGTCAACATCAGCCAGCCCAAATGCCGCGACCGGCACACCGCCATGACGGTGAAGCTGCTGGGGTACGAGGAGGAGATCATGAGCCGCAGGGAGGACGAGGCAGCGGAGGACAAGCTATTGGTCCCACATAGTTTCTATCTCAACATGTCCAACTGTATACCAGAGGAGGGACACTTTGGTGCAGTGACCAAAATCACCCTGCAGAAGAAAACCA ATCTCTTGGCCATCCTCCTTGGGATAGCAGGAGCTCTTTTACTTTTGTTGATAGTACTGGCTGTAATATGCATCATCACAAA gaaaaagaaaaaagaaagaatgaacaAGGAGTCTTCTATCTACATCAGCAAGGGCAGCATCTTCCGCCCTGGTGACAGGCACTTCACCAAAACCCGGTCTCAGAACGAATCCCACGTCTACGACTCCATAGATGAAACAATGGTGTATGGACATCTTCTGGGTGACTCAAGCTACACCGACACCCTACAAGACAACTTCAAAGGGATACAGGTGGACTCTTATAACACATTTTTAGGCCCCACTGATGGACAGCTTCCTGTTATCAAAGAACCGGATCCAGAGCCTGGGAGTGCCCACTACAAGACATTCCTGGACCCCTCTGAGTCTTTCATCCCGCCCCGTCCGCGCACGCCCATCAGCCGGCAGGACAGTCTTGGCTTCCAGGACAGCAGGATGGTGGACAACGAGCTGTACACATTCAAGAGCATAGGGGCCTTAAACGCAATGCGGCTCTCTGGTGCCGACATGGAGCCACAGCCACCGATAACAGAGGAGGCCGTGTAG